GCGGCGTGCTGCTCCAGCACGGCCTGCACCCGCGCCAGCTGCTCGGGCGCCATGGCCTCGTCCATCAGGCCCTGCGAGGCGCTCCACAGCAGCCGCGCGCCCTCGCGCAGGATGTTCAGCGCCACGCCGATGGCCACCAGCGGGTCCAGCCACAGCCAGCCCGTGGCGCGCACGGCCAGCAGGCCGACGACCACGCCGATGGATGTCCACACGTCGGTCAGCAGGTGGCGCGCGTCGCCCTCCAGCGCCGCCGAGCGGTGCACGCGGGCGGCGCGCAGCATGACCCACGCCAGCGCGGCATTGCACGCGGTGCTGGCCAGGGCCAGCGCCACGCCCCAGCCCAGCGCTTCGACGGGCTGGGGGTGCAGCAGGCGCAGCCCCGCGGCCCAGAGGATGGCCACCGCCGCGCCCAGGATCAGGATGCCCTCGAAGCCGGAGGAGAAATACTCCGCCTTGTGGTGGCCGTAGGGGTGGCAGTCGTCGGCCGGGCGGCGCGCCACCGTCACCATGGCCAGGGCGAAGACGGCGCCGGCCAGGTTCACGAAGGATTCCAGCGCGTCCGACAACAGGCCTACCGAGCCGCTGACCCACCAGGCCAGCATCTTGAGCACGATGGTCAGCAGCGCCACCGCCACCGAGGCGCGCAGCAGGTTGGTCGGCGTCATCCAGCGGGGCAGCGAAGGGGCAGCGACAGACATGGCGGGCATTATCCTTGCTTGCCCTGGCGCAATCGCGTGCGCCTGCAGTAGGCTATAAGCGCGCAAAGCGCCCCCCTTGTTCATGCACGCTCCTGCCACCTCTCCCGCTCCGCTGACAGATTCCCTGGTCCCGCCAAGCCGGGTGCGCACCAGTGACCCGCTGCTGCGCCTGCTGGCCGATGCCGTGCCGGTGATGCTGGCGTATTTCGACGCTCCGGAGATGCGCTGCGTGTTCGCCAACCAGCGCTATGCGGACTTCGCCGGCCTGGGCACCGACAGCATCATCGGCCGCACCGTGCGCGAGGTGATCGGCGAGGCCGCCTGGCTGGTCATCCTGCCGCACGTGCAGCGGGCCCTGGGCGGATATACGGCCTACTACACGCGCGACCATGTCCACCCCGACGGCCAGGTGCGCTCGCTGGAGACCAGCCTGGTGCCCCATCTGGTCGAGCAGCGCCCCGGCGAGCCCCCGGCCATGGTGGGCGCCTTCGTGCTGATCAACGACATCACCCACCACCGCCGCGCCGAGCGCTCGGTGCGCGAGAGCGACGAGCGCATGCGCAAGTTCGCCTCCGCCACCGAGGAGGGCATCGCCTTTCATGCCGACGGCACCATCGTGGATTGCAACGAGGCACTGCAGCGCCTGACGGGCTTTGAGCGCGCCGAACTGGTGGGCCGGCCCATCATCGACTTCGCCCTGCCCGACTACCACGCCCGGGTGCGCGACTATGTGCAAAGCGGGCGCGAGGACACCTACGAGGTTGCCGTGCGGCACAAGCGCGGGCACGTGGTGCAGTTCGAGGTGGTGGGCAAGACCATGCCGCAGGTGGCCGGCGGCTACCGCGTGGTGGTGGTGCGCGACATCACCACGCGCAAGCAGGCGCAGGAGCGCGCCGAATTCCTGGCGCTGCACGACGCCCTCACCCTGCTGCCCAACCGCCGCCACCTCATGCAGCACCTGGGCCGCACGCTGGTCGAGGCGCAGGCAGCGCGCCAGCAGGTGGCGCTGCTGTTCATCGACCTGGACCACTTCAAGACCGTCAACGAGTCGCTGGGCCATGAGGCCGGCGACCTGCTGCTGTGCGAGGTGGCGCACCGGCTGCTGGCAGCCGGCCCCAGCAGCCCGTTCGCCGCCCGCGTGGGAGGCGAC
The DNA window shown above is from Pulveribacter suum and carries:
- a CDS encoding cation diffusion facilitator family transporter, with product MSVAAPSLPRWMTPTNLLRASVAVALLTIVLKMLAWWVSGSVGLLSDALESFVNLAGAVFALAMVTVARRPADDCHPYGHHKAEYFSSGFEGILILGAAVAILWAAGLRLLHPQPVEALGWGVALALASTACNAALAWVMLRAARVHRSAALEGDARHLLTDVWTSIGVVVGLLAVRATGWLWLDPLVAIGVALNILREGARLLWSASQGLMDEAMAPEQLARVQAVLEQHAAASGGAVRFDSLVTRRAGARSHLDVHLHLPHDWTLGQAARERRAVEQALLHAVPGLRATIELLPQDHATLFETLAARREPREEARP